CTGGCGGTGGGTCTGGCGCGCGGGGCACTGGAGGAGTCGGTGCGCTACGCGAGGGAGCGCACCGCCTTCGGCCAGCCCATCTCCGAGTTCCAGGGTCTGCGCTGGATGTTCGCGGACATGAAGACGGAGACGGACGCGGCGCGGCTGCTGGTGCACCGCGCGGCGTACCTGGCCGACGCGGGCCAGCCGTACAGCCAGGAGGCCTCCATGGCGAAGCTGTTCGCCTCCGAGGCGGCCACGCGGGCCTGCAACAAGGCGGTGCAGATCCACGGCGGCTACGGCTACACCCGCGAGTTCCCCGTCGAGCGCTACCTGCGCGATGCCAAGCTGTGCGAGATCGGCGAGGGCACCAGCGAGATCCAGCGCTCCATCATCGCCCGAGAGGTCTTCAAGAAGGCGTGATGGAGATGGACCGGCTGCGACAGCTCGGACTGGAGGTACGGGGCGAGGGAGAAGGCCTGGAGGCGACCCTCGTCCTGACCGACCCCCTGTCCCATCCGGTGGGCTCCGGCGCGGTGGAGCGGGTGACCTTCCAGGTGAGGGAGGAGCGGCTGGTGCCCGTGTCGCCGCCGGAGGTGGTGGGGCTGCGACCCATCGCGCTCGGCGCGGTGCGGGAGGCCCGGGAGGTGGAGGCGGAGGTGGCCGACGCCTTCAACGAGCACCTCTTCCACGTGCAGCGGCGCTCGGTGGAGTTGCGGGCGCTGGGGTTGAGCCCCCAGGTGGATCCGGTGTCGCTGGTCCTCTCCGCGCGGTTGGAGGAGCACGGGCTGGCGCTGACACTGGTGGCGGATCGTCAGGGCAACTTCCAGGTGTCGGCCGCGGAGCGGGGTGGGCAGGCGCTGTCCGTGCCGCCCGGGCACACCTTCGAACTGTCCGAGTTCCGCGAGCGGGGCGCGCTGGTGGGCTACCTGGCCGCCCTCTTCGGGGAGCAGGGGCCCGCGGAGGCGGCGCGGACGCAACGACCCGGGGCGGCGGGGGAGGGCCTGGTCCGCTTCTCGGAGATCCTCCAGGCCTTTGGCGAGGGGGCGGTCGTGCCCCCGAGAAGCGGGCTGGAGCTGCTGGTGCTGCTCGAAGTCGAGGGCCGACCCTACCGTTTCGCGGTGGCACGCGTGGCCGGACGCACCTTCCGGGGTCTGCTGGCCGGGGGTCAGGGCAAGGTATGGGCGGAACGTTTCGAACTGGATGATTTCCCCGGAGTCGTCCCGCTGGTGGCGGACCTGCTGAAGGTCCCCGCCGAGGCCGTGAAGCTGGTCGGCTCGGGCGCTCCACAGGAGTAAGGGTTTTGGCAAAGGCGAGTGCGAGTCTCTCCCAGAGGGTTCTGCAGGGCGATGTGCGGGCCGCGTCGCGTCTGATGCGCAACATCGATGATGGCGAGCCGGAGGCCACCGAGTCCCTGCGCGAGCTGTTCCCGAAGACGGGGAAGGCCTACATCATTGGAATCACGGGCTCGCCGGGCGCGGGCAAGTCCACGCTGACGGATCGGCTCATCGCCCACCTGCGCAAGGCGGGCAAGACGGTGGGCGTCATCGCGGTGGACCCCACCAGCCCCTTCACGGGGGGCGCCATCCTCGGCGATCGCATCCGCATGCAGGATCACGCCACGGATCCGGGCGTCTTCATCCGCTCGCTGGCCACGCGCGGGCACCTGGGCGGCTTGTCGCGCGCCACGGGCGACTGCATCCGGGTGATGGATGCCATGGGGCGCGACGTCATCATCGTGGAGACGGTGGGCGTGGGGCAGGATGAGATCGACATCGCCCAGATGGCGCACACCACCATCGTGGTGACGGTGCCGGGCATGGGCGACGACATCCAGGCCATCAAGGCGGGCATCCTCGAGGTGGCGGATCTCTTCGCGGTGAACAAGGCCGACCTGGACGGAGCGGACCGGGTGGTGCGCGAGCTGCGGATGATGCTGGAGCTGCGCCACGCGGTGAAGGCGCCGCCCATGGACCATGACGCCCACCACCGCATGGTGATTGCCAAGGCCCAGGGCACGCACGTGGAGGAGCCGGCGGGGCCTCGCGAGTGGGAGCCGCCCATCCTCAAGGTGATGGCCGCGAGGGATCAGGGCGTGGCCGAGCTGCTCAAGGGCATCGAGGAGCACCGGGCCTTCCTGGAGGAGACGGGCCAGCGCAAGCAGAAGGAGCGCAACCGGGCGGCGGCGCAGTTCGTGGCCCTGCTGCGCGAGCGGCTGCTGAGCAGCGCGCTGGCGCGGCTGGAGCGCGAGCGTGGCCAGTTGGACGAGGTGGCCGGGCGCATCGCCGAGCGCCAGGCGGATCCCTACGCGCTCGCCGAGGAGCTCGCGAGCCAGCTCTCGGAGTAGGCCGTGGCGATGCAACCCGAAGAGTGTGTGCGGGCCCTGGAGCAGCGGCTCGGGACGACGTTCTCCCGTCCCGAGCTGGCCCGCACCGCGTTGACGCACAAGACGTACGTCAACGAGCGTCCCAACGAGGGACTGCAGGACAACCAGCGGCTGGAGTTCCTCGGGGACGCGGTGGTGAACCTGGTCATCGCCCACCGGCTGATGGACCGTTTCCCCAACGCCGACGAGGGCGAGCTGTCGAGGCTGCGGGCCCGCGTCGTCGACGAGAAGGGGCTGACCCGGGTGGCCCGCCGGCTGGAGCTGGGCGAGCTGCTGCTGCTCGGGCGGGGCGAGGACCGCCATGGGGGCCGGGACAAGAGCTCCATCCTCGCCGATGCGGTCGAGGCCATCATGGCCGCGGTGTACCTCTGCTCCGGCCTGGAGAAGGTCCGGGAGCTGGTGGAGCGGCACTTCTCCGAGCTCCTGGACGAGGTGACGCTGTCGCTCGTCCGGGACTTCAAGACGCAGCTGCAGGAGATCGTCCAGGAGCGCCTCAAGGTGCCGCCCCGCTACCAGGTGGTCTCCGAGTCCGGGCCCGAGCACCAGAAGACCTTCGAGGTCGAGGTGAGCATCGGTCCGGACCCGTACGCGCGGGCCTCCGGGCACAGCAAGCGGGACGCGGAGCAGTCCGCGGCACACATCGCCCTGCAGCTGTTCGAGCAGCGGTGGCAGGAGGGGCTGGTCACCGGACAACAGCCAGCGCCCGCCGCCCCGGCCCCCCAGCAAGCGCCTGTCCCGGGTCCGAAGGACGACACCCCGGTCTGAAACTGCTTGGCCGCCCCGGGGTCGAGGAATAAGGTCCCGCGCCCATTCGTGGGTTTTCGACCCGGGAGGCAGCCATGGGAATGATGGATGAGGCGCGTGCGGGCAATGATCTCTACGCCACCTTCGATACCACCGAGGGAAAGATCGTCGTGAAGCTCTTCGCGAAGGACGCGCCGGAGACGGTGCAGAACTTCGTGGGGCTCGCCACCGGAGAGAAGGAGTGGACCCATCCGGGCACGCGCGAGCGTATGACGGGCAAGCCGCTCTACGACGGGACGATCTTCCACCGCTGTATCCCGAACTTCATGATCCAGGGTGGAGATCCGCTTGGTCAGGGCATTGGCGGGCCGGGCTACAAGTTCAAGGATGAGTTCCAGAGCGGCCGCCGTTTCGACAAGAAGGGCCTGCTGGCCATGGCCAACGCCGGCCCCAACAGCAACGGCAGCCAGTTCTTCATCACGGTCGTGCCGACGCCGCACCTCAACAACCGGCACACCATCTTCGGCGAGGTCGTCACGGGCCAGGACATCGCCGACCGCATCGCCAACGAGATTCCCAAGGGCGCGGGCGATCGGCCGCGCAAGGATGTGGTGATCAACAAGCTGACCATCTCGACCTCCCCGGCCTAGGCCCTCGGGCCGCCCTGGAGGCGGTTGTCCGCCCGCCTGGCGCGATTCACGGCGGGTCCGCTGTTCCATGTCGTTCCGTGCGGTTCCTGGGGACCCCCGCCAAGGTGGGGGCTCCCTGATCACCTTCGACCTTCGAAGCTTTTAGATGGCTCCACAGCAGACACACCGCAGCGGGTTCGCCGCGCTCATTGGCCGTCCCAACGTGGGCAAGAGCACGCTGCTCAATCAATTGACTGGCGAGAAGCTCGCCATCGTCTCTCCCAAGCCGCAGACCACCCGGAACCGGATTCTGGGCGTGGTGACGCGGCCGGAGGGGCAGGTGGCCTTCCTCGACACGCCCGGCATCCACCAGGCCAAGGGCGAGCTCAACCGTTACATGGTGGACGTGGCCCTGCAGGCGGCCGACGAGGTGGACCTGGTCCTCTTCGTCGTCGAGCCGACGGGCGCGGACAAACCCGAGGTGAGTCCGGGCAACCGGTTCATCCTCGAGCGGCTGCAGAAGGCGGGCAAGCCCACCTTCCTGGTCATCAACAAGATCGACACGGTGCCCAAGCCGGTGCTGCTGCCGCTCATCGACCTGTACCGCAACGAGTTCCCCTTCGCCGAGGTGGTGCCCATCTCCGCGAAGGAGGACGACGGGGTGGAGAATCTCTTCCAGGCGGTGCTCCAGCACCTGCCCGAGGGAGAACCACTCTTCCCCGAGGACGTGCTCACGGATCAAGCGGAGAAGACCCTGGTGGCGGAGTACATCCGCGAGCAGGTGCTCCGACACTGCCGGCAGGAGATTCCGTACTCGACGGCGGTCCTGGTGGACTTCTTCGACGAGTCCGAGCGCGAGCCACCGCCTGGAACGCCCCCCGGCAAGTTGGCGGGCCTCATCCGGATCGCCGCCTCCATCTACGTGGAGCGCGACAGCCAGAAGGCCATCATCATCGGGAAGCAGGGGCAGATGCTGAAGACGATCGGGACGGACGCGCGCAAATCCATCCAGCGGTTGCTGGGGGCGCACGTGTACCTCTCGCTACGGGTCCGGGTGGAGCCTCGCTGGAGCGAGCGTCCCGAGGGCCTCAAGAAGTTGGGTTACGAGTAGGAAGCCATGAAGCCTCTGGTCGCCATCGTGGGACGCCCCAACGTGGGCAAGTCCACGCTCTTCAATCGCCTCGCCAGGCGCCGTATCGCCTTGGTGGAGGACATCCCCGGAGTCACCCGCGACCGCCATTACTGGGACGTGGAGTACGAGGACCGGGAGCTCACCATCATCGACACGGGCGGATTCGTGCCCGGGGAGAAGGACTCCCTGCTGCAGCAGGTGCGCGAGCAGGCGCAGCTGGCGGTGGAGGAGTGTGACGTCATCGTCTTCGTGACGGACGCTCGCGCCGGCCTGACGGCGGCGGACCAGGAGGTCGCCACCTACCTGCGCCAGAGCGGCAAGCCGGTGGTGGTGGCCGCCAACAAGCTGGACAGCGAGTCGCAGTCCGTCCAGGCGCACGCCGCCGAGTTCTTCAAGCTGGGTCTGGGCGACGTGTTCCCCATCTCCGCCGAGCATGGCCTGGGCGTGGGCACGATGATGGAGACGGTGGTGGGCAAGCTGCCGCCCCTGACTCCGGAGGAGCTCGAGGCCCGGAAGAAGGCCCGGGAGCGCGAGGAGGCCGAGGAGGAGTGGGGTGCCCAGGAAGGGGAGGAGGGCGAGGAGCAGGAGGCTCCGGCCGAGCCGGAGGAGGAGCGTCCCATCCGGGTGGCCATCATCGGCCGGCCGAACGTGGGCAAGAGCACCCTGGTCAACGCGCTGCTGAAGGAGAAGCGGGTGGTGGCCAGCG
This is a stretch of genomic DNA from Archangium violaceum. It encodes these proteins:
- the era gene encoding GTPase Era, whose product is MAPQQTHRSGFAALIGRPNVGKSTLLNQLTGEKLAIVSPKPQTTRNRILGVVTRPEGQVAFLDTPGIHQAKGELNRYMVDVALQAADEVDLVLFVVEPTGADKPEVSPGNRFILERLQKAGKPTFLVINKIDTVPKPVLLPLIDLYRNEFPFAEVVPISAKEDDGVENLFQAVLQHLPEGEPLFPEDVLTDQAEKTLVAEYIREQVLRHCRQEIPYSTAVLVDFFDESEREPPPGTPPGKLAGLIRIAASIYVERDSQKAIIIGKQGQMLKTIGTDARKSIQRLLGAHVYLSLRVRVEPRWSERPEGLKKLGYE
- the meaB gene encoding methylmalonyl Co-A mutase-associated GTPase MeaB, encoding MRNIDDGEPEATESLRELFPKTGKAYIIGITGSPGAGKSTLTDRLIAHLRKAGKTVGVIAVDPTSPFTGGAILGDRIRMQDHATDPGVFIRSLATRGHLGGLSRATGDCIRVMDAMGRDVIIVETVGVGQDEIDIAQMAHTTIVVTVPGMGDDIQAIKAGILEVADLFAVNKADLDGADRVVRELRMMLELRHAVKAPPMDHDAHHRMVIAKAQGTHVEEPAGPREWEPPILKVMAARDQGVAELLKGIEEHRAFLEETGQRKQKERNRAAAQFVALLRERLLSSALARLERERGQLDEVAGRIAERQADPYALAEELASQLSE
- the rnc gene encoding ribonuclease III, producing the protein MQPEECVRALEQRLGTTFSRPELARTALTHKTYVNERPNEGLQDNQRLEFLGDAVVNLVIAHRLMDRFPNADEGELSRLRARVVDEKGLTRVARRLELGELLLLGRGEDRHGGRDKSSILADAVEAIMAAVYLCSGLEKVRELVERHFSELLDEVTLSLVRDFKTQLQEIVQERLKVPPRYQVVSESGPEHQKTFEVEVSIGPDPYARASGHSKRDAEQSAAHIALQLFEQRWQEGLVTGQQPAPAAPAPQQAPVPGPKDDTPV
- a CDS encoding peptidylprolyl isomerase, which codes for MGMMDEARAGNDLYATFDTTEGKIVVKLFAKDAPETVQNFVGLATGEKEWTHPGTRERMTGKPLYDGTIFHRCIPNFMIQGGDPLGQGIGGPGYKFKDEFQSGRRFDKKGLLAMANAGPNSNGSQFFITVVPTPHLNNRHTIFGEVVTGQDIADRIANEIPKGAGDRPRKDVVINKLTISTSPA